The following DNA comes from Tautonia marina.
GGCTTGCTTGCGATCACTTCGAGGCGATGGCCTGGGCCAATGGCTGAACGATCCGAGGGATCACCCGTTGCTGAACCAGCTCCTCACCGATCTGGCACTGGCGCTGGAACGAGTCAACGAAGCTGCGCTCGGGGCCAGTTCCCCAGTACTGCCGAATGGTAAAGTAAAGACTGATCTGGTCTTCGGGATACTCGCCGGTGCGAATCTGATAGGCGTTGGTCCTCGTCTCCACACTCAACCGGCACTGAAGGCGGCACGATTCCTCCAGGGCGAGAGTGATCGAGGGTTCGTAATGAATCACCCGGCCGCCAGCGATGTCGACGAGCCCCTCCGGCCCCCATCCCATGCCGAGGGCCTCGGCCACGACTTCATCGTGGTTTCCCTCGTAGGTCAGGTCGAAGCCGAACATGACGTCGAGCGCCTCGCAGTCGAGCACGCTGATCGTCAACAGGTGAGGCGCCAGGTCGAGCACCATCTCGTGCTGACGATAGGCATCCTCGGGGGTCGGTGGGTTGACGAAGCCGGAGCAAAGCCGACGCTGCTCGATCGCTACCCAGCGATAGCTCCCCCGATCCTTGTCACCTTCAAGGACCAGGTCGCCGTTGTCTCTCGTATAGAAGTTTTGAAGCTCCGGGAAGCCCTTCTTCATCTGCTCAAAGAAGTGCAGCACCGTGTCCCGAGCGGTCGGGAGCTCCATTTCCGTGTTCAGATTGACGTTGATATAGAAGTCGTCTGCGTTGGATTGCAACCGATTCATGGTCGTCTGGTCCTGCCGCGTAGGGGAGCCCGGTGGACCTCCCCGGCGGGGACGGCCGGGGATCGGGCGTGAAGTCGCCGTCCGTGCTCAAACCGAACCATTATAGCGAGTCACTCTCACCGTGTAACGAAAAGGGAGCATCCCGTTCGCGGCTCAGCCTCCTGATTGCGATCCGATTCGGCCTGGATTTCGACGTTGAGTTTTCGTAACTCAATTCAAGAGATTGGGTTGCGAGATATTCTTCGATGGACGCGTCTTGAAGGAAATTCACGCCACATTGCGCAGCCATGCATGCCTGCCTTGGTCGAATTCCTTGCAACAACGTGTCTCAACCCTCGGGGAGACGTTCCGACCGCACCCATCGATCCGCGAGGGGAGCGGCAGTCGATGGGTTCAGACACGGGTCCGTTCGGCCTCGGGGTGGCGGAGGCGAATTGGGGCAATTTCGTCGGCGGGGGCATTGGGATGAACAAAGAGTCGGAGGCGACAGGAGTTGGCCTGTGAGTCTGGGGCAAATCGAAAGAGGTCACCGCCTCGACTTGAAGGGAACTCCGCAAGGATCACACCATCGTCAGCCGAGAGGGGAACCGTGCGAGGGTGGCCGACCAGAACCAGGGGTGGAATCGGGGAGCCCGGAGGATCGGTCTGAACCGAAAGAGTCCACGATCGGCTGGCCAGGCGGGGACGACGAAGCGAGTAGGAGAGGCTGATTTCCGGCACGGGGCCGGGGACGACGGTCCGGGCGGTTGGTTCCAGACCCGGCGAGACGAGGTGCTGACCATCGACGTCGGAAACGCTGTAGACCGTGATGTGGTAGGGAGCAAGGTCTCCCGAAGGCAAGTCGATCGATGCGTATCCACTCCGGCTGTATTCCAGTTCGGAGACCCAGACGCGCAGGGCATCCGGGTCGTCGGGGCCCACGGGGGCGCTTCCCGGCTTGCAGGCGATCAGGGTCTGATTGCTTGACGGGCTCCAACGCCATCGAAGGTGGACACGTCCCGATCCCCCAATCCGAACGGCTCGCAAATCGCTTGGGTCGGGAAGGTGCGCGTAGGCGATTGGCTGGCCAACGGTGCAGGTTCCTGCCCAGGAGGTCAGCGGAACGTAATAGCAAAGGCCCGATGACGGGGGCTTCAGGTCGATTGCATGGTCAGGTCCGGCGATCGGCAAGCGATGGCCTTCCAGGGTCTCGGCGGTTGAGGTCGTCAGGCGTTGCCCTTCATGCAAGGCAGGAGGACGGTCGGTTCGGAGGATGCGGACCTGGCCACGCTCGGGAGGAACCCAGGAAACGCGAACCCCTTCTCCCTCCGGAAGCGGTTCGAGTCGAAGCGCCTCAACGGCCGCGACGGGAGGATGAGGCATCGCCGCGAGGTGGACCCCTCTGGAAAGCCTTGGCGTGCCCTCGGGAGTTCGGTACACGGCATGGATGGCGTAGTGATAAACCGTGTCATCTTTGAGGTTTCGGTCGCAGGCTCCTTCAGGGAGGGTCTCGATCGGAGTCCCGTCGTTCGGACCGGTCGGAGGGCTACCGATTTTCCGGACGACTCGGACCTCACTGGCACCGGCGGGAAGTCGCCAGGCAAGATCGACCTCACCGCTTCGAACCTCGACACGAACGTCGAGCACATCGGCCAGAATCAGGACAGGGCCAACTCCACTCGGGAGCATCGAGTCGATCCCATCCCGATAAGAGAAGACCGCGTAACCGACAATTTGACCTGGGCTCGCATTGAGGTCCCTGCAATGAGTCGCACGGGTTTCGGTGATGAGGGAGCCGTCGTCGGAGGAGTGGGGAATTCCTCGAGCCTTCCGAACCACGCGGAAGGACACGGGCCCCTGGCCGTCGGGGGGCGGCGGCGACCATCGAAGGATGACTGCGTCCTGTTCAACTTCGGCCCGAAGATCGATCGGCGGGTCAGGGGGACAGCGGAGGAGCGCCTCGGCGGCCTCCTGGAGATCGGCCGACGTTTGCAAGGCTCGTTGGAGGAGCTGTCGGGCTTGATTCGGATCGGTCCCGATCAACGAAACACCTCGAGCCGTGAGTGATCGCGCCTCGCGGAGCCCTCGGTTTACCTCCGCAAACGAGGAGCGGACGTCGGGATCGGTCGGATCGACCAGGCCGGCCCATTTCCGCAGGGCGATCTGAGCGGCAACCAGATGCCGTCGGGCCAGTTCTTGCTCGAAGGCCGACCGTGTCTGCTCGATCTGAGCGAGTCGTTCCTTGACCTTCTCGACCGCCTTCCGGGTGCCGGGATGATCGGGGGCGAATTCCTGAATTCGGTGCAGGTGAGCGAGGGCCGAGGCGTAGTCGCGAGCCTTGTGAGCGCGTTGAGCGGCTTCGAAGTGCTGAAGCATCGGCTCGCGGAGTTCCAGGCGGAAGCCGCAGGAGCATCGCGGTTCGTCGACCCAGTGATCGCGGTGGCAGATGGGGCATTCCCAACGAAGCGAATCGCCGCAGTGACGACACGCCCGGCTGTTCCGGCCGGAGTCGGAAAGCTCGGTGACTCCCCGGCACGATCGGCAACGAAGTAGCCGCATTGGACCGGACGGCGATTGATCCCCCGGCGGAGGTTGATCGGTGACGATCCCGAGCTCTCGACAATTCTTGCGAATCAAGCGGAGGGCTCGATCGGGAACGATTCCCAGACTGGCGGCCTCGTCGAGCAAGGCCGATCGGGTTCCTGGGGCCAATCGAGCTTCCCCGTCGAGGCTGAATCGAATCGCCAGGCGAAAGCGATCCTCCGACTCGCGTTCCAAGGTACGGTCGTAGCGTGCTCTGGCCTCAGGGGTACCGAGGTGCGACTGGGCATACGCGATGACTTCAAGCCAGGCGGTCATCTCGGCCGAAACTCGAGATTTCTGCCGCCAGCGTTGGCGTTCTTCATCGGCCCGATGGAGGATTTCCGACTGGGGAGCGTCGCGCTGCAAGCCGAGCGCGTCGTAGAGGTCGAGGCGTCCGAGGTGGTCCAGGGTCCGGCGGATCTGCCCTCGGGTGGCGGAGTCGATGACATCTCCGGGGGGATCGTCCGGTTCGATCGGCTCAGGAGGGGTTTCGGGTAACGGGGGGATGGGCTCCAGGAGTCGGGACAGGGCATCGCCGGGGACGCCGAGTCGTTGGGACTCGGCCTTCAAGCGGTCACGGTCGGAAACCGTGAGCCCTCCCTTGGCGGATCGAAGCCGGATGAGTCGTTGCAACTCGTCGAGCTTGCGATCAAGCTGTTGCCGCCGTTGGGCGGCAAGCTCGGCATCGTAACCCGCTCGTGTGGTCAGGTCGCCGAGCAAGGCGGCGCGGATGGCAGGAATCTGATCAAGGTAGGATTGAAACGTATGGCGATGTTTCGGATTCCTCGCGCCGGCCGACCATTTCGGCTGACAGCGCGCGAGCGCCTCCTCGATCGCGGAGCGATCGGCGTCGGGACTGATGCCGAGCATCTCATAATAGTCGGGGACCATGGGCGATCCGAAAGACGCACACGTCACGAGACCCGGCGGACGATGACGGGTCGAGGCGACAGGCCGTCAGGACCTCGGAACGGAGCGCAATGCTCCGAAGCAGGGACCGAGTCCGAAGCATTGTTGCGCCCAGGCGATTCTCTGTCCAGTCGATGGAGATTTCTGTCCGATTTCCAAAATCCTGCTCTACTGTACTTACAGAGAGGTCCCACCCACTGGGATCAAAGAGGAGTCGAACGATGGACGCTACACGATCGAGGCGCAAGCGAGACCCGGCGCGACGAGCCTGGTATGCTCGCTATCGCCAGTGGCGATTCGCCCGTCACTACGGGTTTCTCGCCACGATCAGCAAACCCGTGCCGAACGAGATGCTCGATCGGTCACAACTCGGGGGTGGCTCCGTGTCCTGAGGTCTGCCGCGAATCCCCTCGTCTCGGTCAGGTCGTCTCCAGGGCGACCCGGAGGATCTCGACGACGACGATCCCCAGGGCCGCGATGCCGAGTGCCCCCAGAACGACGCCACGAGTTGCCCGCGAACCCGGTCGATGCCGACGCTCACTGAGGCTGAGAAAAAAACCGAGCGCCGAGACGATCGCCGCGGCGAAGACTCCGAGTCCGGAAAGCACGAGCGAGAGCAGCAACTGGATGGCTGTCTCCTGTCGAAACGGCGCTCCCGGAACGCCCGGTGCGGGCTTCAACAGCACATAAAGCGCGATCGTGACAACCCAGAGCGCGAGTCCAAGCAGTGAGAGGCTTGGACCCAGGCGGCTCGACCGCTCAGGGACTCCAGGGCCGGACTGGTCAGAGGGCAGGCTCATGGGCAAGGATCACCTCGGAACGAAACGCCGATCAGGGTGAATCGGGGCAAGGGTTGTCCACAACCGCGTGCGACGGAAACAGAGCGTTGGATCACCCTCGCCATTATTCGCCCGGCTTCCTTCGAAATCATTTCGACTCGGGCGCTTCGCCGGACAGTTTGCGGTAGAACGCGCCGAGTTGCTCGACTTTCGCCCAGTCGCGTTGCAGGCCACTCCAGGCGAAGACCATGACGCCGGTCGAAGGGGATCGGGTACCGTGGTCGAGGACCTCGACAACGTCTTCCGGAGAAACCGACTCTCCCCAGTCGGAGAGCTGGACGATCGGCCAGATCACCAGGCGGGCGTCGGGGTCGCCGGAGATCCCCAGGTACTCACCCAGCCAGGCGGTTTGCCGAGAAATCCAGGCGAGATCGTCGGCGTGGCCGAATCGAGCGTGGTAGGGCATCGGGCTGAGTACGTCGAACAGTGGAGCCTGAGCCTTCAGGTCGATGGCGAGTTTGTTTCGGAGCGCGTTGGTGTAATCCGAGTCGGACCAGGGGCAATGGAAGGTGCCGAGAAGGGCGTCGGGACGGGTTTCGTCTCGGATGGATCGGAATTCCCGGACCCAGTCGGTAAAGACGTCGCATCGCCACTGGACCCAGGGTTCTGACATCGGGCCGAGGAGAATGGCCGAACGCTCGGCGGTCGGTGCTTCGGGAAGTTCGAGGCCCGTGTCACGCTGAAACTGGTCGAGGCAACGGTCGCAGAAGCAGGTGTCGGGCAAGAGTGGCGTGTCGCGCTCCCAGCTCGCGTGAGCGTGGTGGTAATCGAGCCAGATGCCGTCGATCTCGAACTCACGGAGGACCCGGCGGAACTCGACCATGCGATTCGCTCGGTAGTCGGGGTGGGTGGGACAGACCCCTTGCCAGCCCTCGGGAGGCGGGCTCGGTCGCCCATCGGGGCCGATCGGCGCCGCGTCGGGATGATCGTTGACGAACGACGCGACGTGCATGGTGTTGAACTCGGCGAAGACCCGCACCCCTTGCTCGCGCATGGCGACGATGTCCTCGGCCCGAAGACCTCCGGAGCCGACCCAGATGGCGTTGATGCCGTAATCGGCCAGCGTTTCGCCCCGATCCAGGATCTGCCGAGGGACACCGCCATAGATGCCCCGAACCGTGACCGATCGTTCCGAAGGCGGTTTCGGCTCGTCGGCTCCCAGGCACGCGAGGGCTGCGAGGCAGGGCAGAATCACTTGGGCGGTGGCGCGTTTCATCAGGGCAAATCCTCCATCAGTGTCGTTTCGGACGGGCTGATCGTATCGTCTGGCGAGGTCCGGAGGAAGTAAATCAAGGCGATCAGGTCGTAAACTCCGTGAGCAACGATCGGAACCAGCAGATTCCCGGTCATCACGAACAGGAGCCCAAGATAGGCCCCGATCAGGGTGGCGACGATCGCATACGTTGGGGTCAACGCGTGCAGCAGTCCAAAGACGATTGAGGCGATGGCCAGCGCCGGCCAGAATCCAAGCCAATCACGCAAAACCTCCTGCATCACCCCTCGAAAGAGGGTTTCCTCACCCAATCCCGCGGCCCCGGCAATGAGAGCGAGCTCCCACCACGGGCGACCTCGAAGGGGAGGGAGCAGGAACTGTTCGAGCAACCCGCGAATGCGTTTCATCGGCCGGAACGC
Coding sequences within:
- a CDS encoding CPBP family intramembrane glutamic endopeptidase, which produces MNLSFGQSAAMTPFVRVAIIVELGLAVLAFGIGLPLGIDPWNALEGNISGVLIGIAATLPMILLLLICDRDAFRPMKRIRGLLEQFLLPPLRGRPWWELALIAGAAGLGEETLFRGVMQEVLRDWLGFWPALAIASIVFGLLHALTPTYAIVATLIGAYLGLLFVMTGNLLVPIVAHGVYDLIALIYFLRTSPDDTISPSETTLMEDLP